caataataaatagaaaagcctttattggctattacaccaatcagacgcttcctataattgcagaccagctttttgcaggtctccacaggtatttttgcccattcatctttagcaatgagctccaaatctttcaggttggagggtcttcttgccatcaccctgatctttagctccctccacagattctcaattggattccagtctggactctggctgggcctctccaaaacgttaatgttgttgtctgctaactatttcttcaccacttttgctgtgtgttttgggtcattgtcatgctaaaaatgtccactggtgcccaagggccacgtttctctgcagactgcctgatgttgtcggtgagaatcctcatgtgttgctcttttttcatggtgccgtttactgtgattaggttccctggtccattggctgaaaaacacccccaaagcattaggttcccaccaccatgtttgacagtggggatggtgttctttgggttgaaggcttctccatttttatgccaaatgaaggaaacatcattgtgagcaaacaattcaatttttgtttcatctgaccataacacagaagaccaaaagacttcttctttgtccagatgagcttttgcaaaggccaagcaagcttttgtgtgccttatctggagaaatggcatcctccttggtctgcattgtgcagtgtccgttggattgtctgccttgagacattgccaccagcagagcccagattcaccattgccaccagcagagcccagattggtggtgatccttggattcttgttcacctctctaactatcctcctggcagcacaggtgtcacttttggcttccgaccacgtcctcggAGATTTtctacagtgcggaacatcttgtattttttgctcaaatgtaaataaaagctgagaaatgttttttttccacaataatgcctcttgtacatcgtcttattatcttttaggagacacctatgtcatttctcgtcaaaaaattacttgctgattGAATAAAAGTAGCTTtcagtcaaaatttgccagggttatgaataattatgggcagcactgtagatatATATGAatagaaaaatggcagcactccaaaaaataaaatggaataacttttattcacccatgtggtacagcaacgtttcagctcaacaatagagccgttctcaagcttgagaaaggctctattgttaagctgaaacgtcgctgtaccacatgggtgaataaaagtttttccATTGaattttttggagtgctgccatttttctatTTATATTTTGGGTAATTGCTTATTCCCCATGGGTCTGGCACCCGTTGTTATTACTTTTTGTCAGTGCTGCCttgttttaattatatatatacactcacctaaagaattattcggaacacctgttctatttctcattaatgcgattatctagtcaaccaatcacatggcagttgcttcgatgcatgtagggttgtggtcctggtcaagacaatctcctgaactccaaactgaatgtcagaatgggaaagaaaggtgatttaagcaattttgagcgtggcatggttgttggtgccagacgggccggtctgagtattttacaatctgctcagttactgggatttttacgcacaaccatttctagggtttacaaagaatggtgtgaaaagggaaaaacatccagtatgcggcagtcctgtgggcgaaaatgccttgttgatgctagaggtcagaggagaatgggccgactgattcaagctgatagaagagcaatgttgactgaaataaccactcgttacaaccgaggtctgcagcaaagcatttgtgaagccacaacacgcacaaccttgaggcggatgggctacaacagcagaagaccccaccgggtgccactcatctccactacaaataggaaaaagaggctacaatttgcacgagctcaccaaaattggactgttaaagactggaaaaatgttgcctggtctgatgagtctcaatttctgttgagacatttaaatggtagagtccgaatttggcgtaaacagaatgagaacatgtatccatcatgccttgttaccactgtgcaggctggtggtggtggtgtaatggtgtgggggatgttttctgggcacactttaggccccttagtgccaattggccatcgtttaaatgccacgagctacctgagcattgtttctgaccatgtccatcccttcatgaccaccatgtacccatcttctgatggctacttccagcaggataatgcaccatgtcacaaagctcgaatcatttcaaataggTTTCTTGACCAtgtcaatgagttcactgtactaaaatggcccccacagtcaccagatctcaacccaatagagcatctttgggatgtggtggaacgggagcttcgttccctggatgtgcatccctcaaatcacCATCAACtgtaagatgctatcctatcaatatgggccaacatttctaaagaatgctatcagcaccttgttgaatcaatgccacgtagaattaaggcggttctgaaggcaaaagggggtccaacaccgtattagtatggtgttcctaataattctttaggtgagtgtatatatatctatatctatatctatatatatatatatatatatatatatatatatatatattctttaaggTTCCACTAACCTGTGGTGTCCATCCACCCATCACATAGAGCTTATTGTTGAGAGAAACCACTTTATGGCAAGCCAACGGAAGGGGTAGCGGTGCCACGCTCCTCCAGGTGTCCTTATCTGCCAGGTATTTTTCCACACAGTTGGTAACGACATATTGGTTTTTCAGCTTCATTTGACCACCAATCAGGTAGAGTTCATTTTGAACACTGCCCAAAGCATACAGCTCCCGGTGCTCGGCGGTGCAAAGCTTTTCCCAGCAGTAGTTGCCTCGGTTGTGGTACCTGGTAAACGAGAAGGTTGCAAGAAATATCATAACGTTCATGCAGGTGAATTCATCACATATTTAATGATGATAATACTGTTTTTACCCAACTTTGCCAGACTCCTTGACAGAGTCTTTGCTGCATAACTAGGCAGATATGTTACTCAGGAGCCTTGGAAAGCTAGGAGACACCGCTTATGGGTGCAGCAATGGTGACCATGTTGGAGGTAATGTTGATAACCATATTGGAAATGGTGGTGGTGACCATTTTGGAAGCAGTGATGTTGACCATGTTGGAAGCAGTGATGGTGACCATATTGGAAGAAATGATGGTGAACACATTGGAGGCAGTGATGGTTAATATATTCTAAACAATGGTGGTGACCATATTGCAAAAATGTGACTGTTACTAAAATGGAAGCAAAGATGGTGGCTATACTGCAAGCAATGATTGTGACCATTTTGGAAGCAAGGGTGGTGACCATATTGGAAGAAATGATGGTGACTATATTGAAAGCAGTCATGGTGATTATATTGGAAACAGTGATGGTGACCATATTGTAAGAAATGATGGTGACCACATTGTAAACAGTGATggtgtcacaccggtgacaggttttagaagatctgaaagattatctgcacattagtgatctgacagcctcttttagttttggtttcactttgtctgagtgttgctggtatgtccacacctcctgttcaggtgtggatcatgtgacctttacctccccctatttagtctgacattacccatcactccttgctctggatagcttcgtttggtttttggaagagctggagtgtggttctagttgaagtcctgttcatccatcatccatcatcaagcggaagttaagtgttccgcttgttgtattttgtattccccccatctttgttgtttactaggcctcagcgagacgctgtttccttcaccagggaaggagcgggttgtctctgccctgtcattaccattagggcatccgaggacCACCAGgcttttctaggttcctgtgtatgggcatctctaccatcgagaggtgcccatacggataggagttagggccaggagcagggttatATAGGTGGTGTGAcgcttttccttccctagcggtgaggcctagtgtcttttcccttccttcttgttgtcttttggtgttctcccctactacatctgtgatATATGGTGACCATATTAGAAGCAATCATGGTGACCATTTTGGAAACCGTGATGGTGACCATATTGAAAGCAATCATGGTGACCACATTGTAAACAGTGATGGTGACCATACTGGAAACAATGACGGTGACCATACTGGAAACAGTGACCATATTGGAAGCAAAGTTGGTAACCATATTGTAAACAATAAAGGGGTCCATATTGGAAGCAATGGTGGTAACGATATTCGAAGCAGTGATGGTAACCATCTATCTGTCTTCCTGTTATTTAAATGAACTTTTACAGTAGATCCAGACAAAACTAACTAATTCTCATGTGTAAAATGAGAAGATGGAAGAAATAATTGTCTTCAGCCTAttttgaggaaaaaataaaaatttataataatAAACCTATTCCTTAAGGATTCGCTACCATCACTGGATATTATTTATGATGCTATTTATTTTTAGTGTTGAGCCTCAGCAAATAACTTCACTTGTTCCTCTAATGCCGCTATTTTGCTTGCTTAGTGCTCCCTTGTGTCTTGCTAAGATACTGTAGTTCCCATTTAGTCATTTAACATCCTTAACTCAACGTCCTTTCATTCTCTCATCATTGGAGCATCTAATAATAATGAACCCTAATTAATAGAATGCTAGAGAAGACATCCCAACTGGAATCCAGCCAGAGGAACATCTGCAGggagtctgtatgttctcctCATGACCAGCTCCTGCTTCATCCTTTGTAGGAGAGATAGGCCAAGTAACCCTCAGGTATCAATGCGTATGCCTTTGTGGTACGTATAGAAAGGAGAGCCCAGTGTAGCTTAAAAAGACCCCGTGAAAACAGCGCCTCTTGAAACCAACTTCCAACTAAACAGAATGGTCATTTTGAGCAGCACATTGGCAAACAATTGGATTTTACTGACCTGCAGATCTCTATACAACTATTCTTTTGCCTGGACAACCTCACAGCCGTTGCTTCACCAGCCAATATTATATCATTGTTTTCGGTCACCACACCCGTCAACACCGAGCCCAGCACCTCTCCTTGTTTTGGAGATGGCATATAACACATTTTCCGTGTTGCAGGAGCATAGCAGAAACTGGCATCTCCATAACTTCCATATTTTGACCTGATGCCTGAGGCGTTATTGCCAAGACAGAGGAGAAGACTTGTGGTCTCCATTCCATAACGGAGACTTAGAGAGACTTGAGTAGATTTCTCAATGGTTTCTAGGGCCTGTTCAACCATGTCGTAGCACTGGGCATTACACAAGAGGATGGTGTTCCTCTTCCTAGCTTCTCGAAGGAAAGATGGGCTCACAAGAAGTAATCTGACTTGTTTCAAGAGATCAGTAAGGTGTTGGGATCTTAAATTCTTGTCATAGTTCACCCATCTTAGAACTAGGTCTAGGATGCTCTCTTCTCGAGAAACATTGAGGTCATCGGACATGATCATTGCCATCAACTGCTGAAAATCAACTTCTAGTATCTCCTCATGGAGGCCAACCTCACTAAAGTGTTGATGTAAGTATTTCTTGGACCTTTCTTCTAAGTCATCTGCACTTATTTGCTTGGCAAAGTAGAAGATCCCAATGCAGTTTGATGCATCCATATGGTCCATCATGTAAGCCTGGCACATCTTGAAGACATCATCCACCTGCATGAAATAGGCAGCGGTGGCCACTCCTTGGACGGTTTGGTTGTTGATAGAGAGTTGTGACGTGTACATGTATTCCAAGATGATTGAGACACTTTCAGCAGTGATGTCATGGAGAGTCACTTCCGTTTGGTTACATTCCACCAAAccacatgtgaacatggccttaaaATATGGACTAAATGATGCCAACACCACCCGATGACATGGAAATTTCTGTCCCTCAGCAACCAGGACTATGTCAATGAGCTCCGCTGAAGCACGCATCCTGTTGATATGTTCCAATAGTTTATTGCTATGTTGGTGTTTGCTTCTGATATCAAAGTCCATCTCCATGATTAGAAATGGTGGAGTCGGACAATAGTTACGTTTCGAAAGGTAAAGATTTCAACCAGCTCAAAATTACTTCTAGGCTGAGATGATCCGAAGTCGTGAACTAGAatcatgaataaaataaaatgcaaaaattacATGTGTGCCCAATTAAAGGATCTACATATcattatctatcaattatctcatatctatcatctcctTAGGTAGAGATCTTTGTTGCCGCTCTTACATTCtcctttaaaatgtttttttacatctGAGATTTCATTGTTCCCTCAATAATTATAAGGCCTCCAAACCATGGTGCTCCTCCACCGGCCCCAAAACATGATGCCCTCTTCcctagccccaaaccatgacaccccACCACTAGACCCTAAACATGATGCCAACTGCACCAGCTCCAAACTGTGATGCCCACTCCCTCAGCCCCAAACCGTGATGCACCTTCCACTATGCAGTGCTTTTTTCCCCTCCAAATACCAGAGGAAGGTGCTGAAgtctaaaacacaaaaaaaaaatcattgctgcCCATCTTAAGTGTGCCTATGACTACATGAATGTTCCACAATGTTTCTTGGAAAAAGTTCCATGGACAATTGAgacaaaaatgtaacttttttttatagcacaAAGGCTGAATACTATGTTTAGAGGAAACAAATGTTTGCACACAAATGCAACAAAAACTCATCCAAACCATAAAGAGTGGTATCATACTATGGGGCTGATGGATgaagcatcatggtttggagctTGTGGAggtagcatcatggtttggggctgatgGATGAAGCATCATAGTTTGGAGCTCGTGGAGGTAGCATTCTGGTTTGGGGCTTGTGGAGGGAagaatcatggtttggggctggtggagggagcatcatggtttggggctggtggagggagcatcatggtttggggctagtGGAAGGAAGAATCATGGTTTGGAGCTTGtggagggagcatcatggtttggagctgctttGATGCCTTACAGCCTCGACGTCTTGTGATAATTGAGGAAACAATGAATTCTAAGTTGTATAaaaacattttacaggagaaGGTAAGAGTGATGCAGCAAGACAATGACCTAAAGCAAAACAACTAAGTCAACTAGAAAATGATTAATAAAGACGTTTTGTGTTTTGTctcatatatacagtggcatgcaaagttTGGGCAACCCTGGCTAAAATTACTGTAACTgtgaatatctatctatctatctatctagccttCTACCTTTTAACTATCTATACCTATCCATCCAtcaatccatctatctcatatctatctgtctgtctttctACTGTATCTGTCTAGTGTTGAACACTGCGGGTATACCAATAAGGACCATCTAACATGTCTGACATGTCTAACATTCCCTCTGTGTATCTATGGCCAACCTAACACTGATCTTTTTCTTATGCTCTGAAATCTGCAATAACATATGGCAACCGGCTAATAAACCCATCACAGTTTTCACCACCTAACTAATTCTCACGAGAGAtgattattttttcacattttgacaGTGCACCCGGGCGGATCGCGCAGAGATGTTTCTTTTGCTCCCTCTTTGTTTTTATCTTATAATTGCTATAACGCTGCACTTATGTTTCAGGAATAGATGAATACTGTGGTTTTAATGAGTCTCCACAGTCATCCTCTCCGCCTATCGAGATAAAAGGACAGAATGTGCAGTTATAGATATTAGTGATGTGGATGGTACAATTCTAATTAAGGGGTAAATATTAAAGTAAACAGTGACAGATACTTTGTTGCATATACCCGTGAGCCATGCCAGCCAATCACGTGAGCCTAGAGGAGTCACCTGACATTCATGCTGCACTAAATACTTAGATACCCTGTTTCCTTGCCCCACGATTGACACTTGGGGTGACCATTAAGTGGTTGCAGTGAAGCCCACCACTTCAGCTTGTTTTGTTTGGCAAGTTTCATACTTTTGGGTTTCATTACTAGTTTTAAGATCTCTGGTTGCTGTCTGTGAATGAAAACAGTAGTATTGTTTGTTTCTGAATTTGTACACATCTAATTCTTTTCACAGCTGAGTGCTTGTTACAGTTATATctagtctaagggctctttcacacttgcgttcttttcttccggcatagagttccgtcgtcggggctctatgccggaagaatcctgatcaggattatccccatgcattctgaatggagagaaatccgttcaggatgcatcaggatgtcttcagttccggaacggaacgttttttggccggagaaaatactgcagcatgctgcgctttttgctccggccaaaaatcctgaagacttgccgcaaggccggatccggaattaatgcccattgaaaggcattgatccggatccggccataagctaaacgttgtttcggcgcattgccggatgcgacgtttagctttttctcaatggttaccatggctgccgggacgctaaagtcctggcagccatggtaaagtgtagcggggagcgggggagcagcatacttaccatccgtgcggctcccagggcgctccagagtgacgtcagggcgccccaagcgcatggatctactgatcgcatggcacgtcatccatgcgcatggggcgctctgacgtcattctggagcgccccgggagccgcgcggactgtaagtataccgcttccccgctccccgctcctactatggcaaccaggactttaatagcgtcctggctgccatagtaacactgaaagcattttgaagacggatccgtctacaaatgcttgcagtacacttgtgtttttccggatccggcgtgtaattccggcaagtggagtacacgccggatccggacaacgcaagtgtgaaagaggcctaaacaatcCTCTGTGGCTTCCAACCTAATGCCATCAGCTAAAGGTTCAGAACTGTAGATGGATACATTttgcctgcactgatacattgtagcaaactatcaggacaggagagagattATGCATTTAGCTCCCAGTTGAATTGTCTTGACTGGATTCAATTGTAGCTAACCCTCTGCACTGGTTTAGAGGAAAGCAAGGAATGgtcttacagtcaggtccataaatattgggacatcgacacaattcta
This Bufo gargarizans isolate SCDJY-AF-19 chromosome 7, ASM1485885v1, whole genome shotgun sequence DNA region includes the following protein-coding sequences:
- the KBTBD12 gene encoding kelch repeat and BTB domain-containing protein 12 isoform X3; the protein is MEMDFDIRSKHQHSNKLLEHINRMRASAELIDIVLVAEGQKFPCHRVVLASFSPYFKAMFTCGLVECNQTEVTLHDITAESVSIILEYMYTSQLSINNQTVQGVATAAYFMQVDDVFKMCQAYMMDHMDASNCIGIFYFAKQISADDLEERSKKYLHQHFSEVGLHEEILEVDFQQLMAMIMSDDLNVSREESILDLVLRWVNYDKNLRSQHLTDLLKQVRLLLVSPSFLREARKRNTILLCNAQCYDMVEQALETIEKSTQVSLSLRYGMETTSLLLCLGNNASGIRSKYGSYGDASFCYAPATRKMCYMPSPKQGEVLGSVLTGVVTENNDIILAGEATAVRLSRQKNSCIEICRYHNRGNYCWEKLCTAEHRELYALGSVQNELYLIGGQMKLKNQYVVTNCVEKYLADKDTWRSVAPLPLPLACHKVVSLNNKLYVMGGWTPQMDRPDDELDRLSNRMLQYDPVTDKWKPLAPMNYSKYRFSVAVVNGEIFVLGGIGCFGPDKGQARKCLDAVEIYNVDGDFWREGPAMPYPLLALRSNGSSAGAVDGKLYVCGGFRGGDRHEVITKEILELDPWENQWNTVCTRAPMHDSYDVCLVATLNPRDLLPPPRDLLESRRGCQRPPP
- the KBTBD12 gene encoding kelch repeat and BTB domain-containing protein 12 isoform X2; this translates as MEMDFDIRSKHQHSNKLLEHINRMRASAELIDIVLVAEGQKFPCHRVVLASFSPYFKAMFTCGLVECNQTEVTLHDITAESVSIILEYMYTSQLSINNQTVQGVATAAYFMQVDDVFKMCQAYMMDHMDASNCIGIFYFAKQISADDLEERSKKYLHQHFSEVGLHEEILEVDFQQLMAMIMSDDLNVSREESILDLVLRWVNYDKNLRSQHLTDLLKQVRLLLVSPSFLREARKRNTILLCNAQCYDMVEQALETIEKSTQVSLSLRYGMETTSLLLCLGNNASGIRSKYGSYGDASFCYAPATRKMCYMPSPKQGEVLGSVLTGVVTENNDIILAGEATAVRLSRQKNSCIEICRYHNRGNYCWEKLCTAEHRELYALGSVQNELYLIGGQMKLKNQYVVTNCVEKYLADKDTWRSVAPLPLPLACHKVVSLNNKLYVMGGWTPQMDRPDDELDRLSNRMLQYDPVTDKWKPLAPMNYSKYRFSVAVVNGEIFVLGGIGCFGPDKGQARKCLDAVEIYNVDGDFWREGPAMPYPLLALRSNGSSAGAVDGKLYVCGGFRGGDRHEVITKEILELDPWENQWNTVCTRAPMHDSYDVCLVATLNPRDLLPPPRDLLERDVDIILQKSRWSPLSSALGQRLIYSSWKQSTKGLPI